One Thiobacillus sp. genomic region harbors:
- a CDS encoding zinc-finger domain-containing protein, whose translation MNQSVCSPVRTVEVSDADLPLHCPMPGDAVWCSHPRVFLAVEEKGEALCPYCGTLYKLKGWDGKPRKHH comes from the coding sequence ATGAACCAATCTGTCTGTTCCCCCGTCCGTACCGTTGAAGTGAGCGACGCCGACCTGCCCCTGCACTGCCCCATGCCCGGCGATGCGGTATGGTGCTCCCACCCCAGGGTCTTCCTGGCGGTGGAAGAGAAAGGCGAGGCCCTTTGCCCCTACTGCGGTACCCTTTACAAGCTCAAGGGCTGGGACGGCAAACCCCGCAAGCATCACTGA
- a CDS encoding DUF302 domain-containing protein — MAQRLKSILLAATLTATGALAQQSTSPAQPTPEQMKQMQAMMQAQMQRQMQMMAVMFDVRPSRLGYDETINAVKAGAGKHGWKVGEVEDMQAKLQQAGMKDAKRMKIIPTCPAQANERIAKAGSGKAPPLPCRVTVFEGKDGKTMLVRMNTTNMAKMMPDPALAKVLAEIGAEEEAVFKDIVQ, encoded by the coding sequence ATGGCACAACGCCTGAAAAGCATCCTGTTGGCAGCAACCCTAACCGCCACCGGCGCCCTGGCCCAGCAATCCACTTCTCCTGCCCAACCCACGCCGGAGCAGATGAAACAGATGCAGGCCATGATGCAGGCCCAGATGCAGCGCCAGATGCAGATGATGGCGGTGATGTTCGACGTGCGGCCCTCCAGGCTTGGCTACGACGAGACCATCAACGCCGTAAAGGCAGGCGCCGGCAAGCATGGCTGGAAGGTGGGTGAGGTGGAGGACATGCAGGCCAAGCTGCAGCAGGCCGGCATGAAGGACGCCAAGCGCATGAAAATCATCCCCACCTGCCCGGCCCAGGCCAACGAACGCATCGCCAAGGCTGGCAGCGGCAAGGCGCCGCCCCTGCCCTGCCGGGTCACGGTGTTCGAAGGCAAGGACGGCAAGACCATGCTGGTGCGCATGAACACCACCAACATGGCCAAGATGATGCCGGACCCGGCCCTGGCCAAGGTACTCGCGGAGATCGGCGCCGAGGAAGAAGCCGTTTTCAAGGACATCGTGCAATAG
- a CDS encoding flagellar brake protein — translation MAQLTEQALDKETVAFEQLPLRAGEQMRLTSQDPGTPIGHYAVQFIGTLPGKGLITTLPMVDEKGLWMPPGTSYIVRVLSGTRVFAFTTQVIRARATPYPHVHFQYPVEVQARKVRQSLRVGMKLAIEIVDEAGTSLPSTLLDLSLHGARLETSAPLAGEQVQLNLPVQLEEAQDQLSLRARVRNQQVGDQPVEGQVMRLGVEFEQLEKREALLLHYFIDHAIAEHGAELL, via the coding sequence ATGGCGCAACTCACTGAACAGGCCCTGGACAAGGAAACGGTCGCCTTCGAGCAGCTCCCCCTGCGGGCCGGAGAGCAGATGCGGCTGACCTCCCAGGACCCGGGTACCCCCATCGGCCACTACGCCGTGCAGTTTATTGGCACCCTGCCAGGCAAGGGCCTGATCACGACCCTGCCCATGGTGGACGAAAAGGGCTTGTGGATGCCGCCGGGCACCAGCTACATCGTGCGCGTGCTGTCCGGCACCCGTGTCTTTGCCTTCACCACCCAGGTGATCCGGGCCCGGGCCACGCCCTATCCCCATGTCCACTTCCAGTACCCCGTGGAAGTGCAGGCGCGCAAGGTACGCCAATCCCTGCGGGTCGGCATGAAACTGGCCATCGAGATCGTGGACGAGGCGGGCACGTCCCTGCCCTCCACCCTGCTTGACCTGAGCCTCCACGGGGCACGTCTGGAAACAAGCGCACCCCTGGCAGGGGAACAGGTGCAACTGAACCTGCCTGTACAACTGGAAGAGGCCCAGGATCAGTTGTCGCTGCGGGCCAGGGTGCGCAACCAGCAGGTTGGCGATCAGCCCGTCGAGGGGCAGGTCATGCGGCTGGGGGTGGAGTTCGAGCAGTTGGAAAAGCGCGAGGCGCTGCTGCTGCACTATTTCATCGACCACGCCATCGCCGAGCACGGGGCAGAGCTGCTCTAG
- the hemN gene encoding oxygen-independent coproporphyrinogen III oxidase, which yields MSDFTALLEKYSKPGPRYTSYPTAPYFHTGFSEADWLEELRSSQDKGRDLSLYVHIPFCDTLCYYCGCNMVATGHYEKAEEYLRYLDQEIARVAALTNPKRVVRQLHWGGGTPTYLRPDDIRRAMDMIRSRFNIAPDAEMGCETDPRELTRAHLLALRESGFNRLSIGVQDLDNTVQVAVNRVQPEPMIQQVYGWARELGFQSINMDLIVGLPHQSVFSFERTLDKVLKWAPDRFAIFAYAHVPWMKKHQKLINEADLPSFATRLDLQQLIHERLGAAGYNNIGMDHYAKPDDEMFKAQQSKTLWRNFQGYTTHKHSDIYAFGASSISQTDDVYLQNEKKIGRYQEMVGGGHLPVERGLRLTRDDHIRRDAITKIMCDLELDLGAFGAEWGIDFPSYFADALEDLPPLAADGLVHLEPNRIAVSDLGRLFLRNIAMVFDSYLRQAATDQPRYSRTA from the coding sequence ATGTCCGACTTCACCGCCCTCCTCGAGAAATACAGCAAGCCGGGACCACGCTACACCTCCTACCCCACGGCTCCCTACTTCCATACGGGCTTCTCCGAGGCGGACTGGCTGGAGGAGTTGCGCAGTTCCCAGGACAAGGGCCGGGACCTGTCCCTGTACGTGCATATCCCCTTCTGCGACACCCTCTGTTACTACTGCGGCTGCAACATGGTGGCCACGGGCCACTACGAGAAGGCGGAGGAATACCTGCGCTACCTGGACCAGGAGATCGCCCGGGTGGCGGCCCTCACCAACCCAAAGAGGGTGGTGCGCCAGTTGCACTGGGGGGGCGGCACGCCTACCTACTTGCGGCCAGACGACATCCGCCGCGCCATGGATATGATCCGCAGCCGCTTCAACATCGCCCCGGACGCGGAGATGGGTTGCGAGACGGATCCCCGGGAATTGACCCGGGCCCACCTGCTGGCCTTGCGGGAATCCGGCTTCAACCGGCTCTCCATCGGCGTGCAGGACCTGGACAACACCGTTCAGGTGGCCGTAAACCGGGTGCAGCCGGAACCCATGATCCAGCAGGTCTACGGCTGGGCCCGGGAACTGGGCTTCCAGAGCATCAACATGGACCTCATCGTGGGACTGCCCCACCAGAGCGTGTTCAGCTTCGAGCGCACCCTGGACAAGGTGCTGAAATGGGCGCCGGACCGCTTCGCCATCTTTGCCTACGCCCACGTACCCTGGATGAAGAAGCACCAGAAGCTCATCAACGAGGCGGACCTGCCCAGCTTCGCCACCCGCCTGGACTTGCAGCAGCTGATCCACGAGCGCCTGGGGGCCGCCGGCTACAACAACATCGGCATGGACCACTACGCCAAGCCGGACGACGAGATGTTCAAGGCCCAGCAGAGCAAGACCCTGTGGCGCAACTTCCAGGGCTATACCACCCACAAGCACAGCGACATCTACGCCTTCGGCGCCTCCAGCATCAGTCAGACCGACGACGTATACCTGCAGAACGAGAAAAAGATCGGCCGCTACCAGGAAATGGTGGGCGGTGGCCACCTGCCCGTGGAAAGGGGCCTGCGGCTGACCCGGGACGATCACATACGCAGGGACGCCATCACGAAGATCATGTGCGACCTGGAACTGGACTTAGGCGCCTTCGGAGCCGAGTGGGGCATCGACTTCCCCAGTTATTTCGCCGATGCCCTGGAGGACCTGCCCCCCCTGGCTGCGGACGGCCTGGTGCACCTGGAGCCCAACCGGATTGCCGTCTCCGACCTGGGGCGCCTGTTCCTGCGCAACATCGCCATGGTCTTTGACAGCTACCTGCGCCAGGCTGCCACCGACCAGCCCCGCTATTCCCGCACGGCCTGA
- a CDS encoding nitrate reductase cytochrome c-type subunit has translation MKIKIALIAALALTTGWLQADSLPDESLGLSKTSVFEDPVPQEFAYSTLPPKKSGVLPRFWEEAPPQIPHKVDKLIPITAKLNKCMDCHDTPEDIGDKVKGEPTPMPESHYVKEGKDMTMAGRRHFCTLCHVPQAGVETLVGNTFGGGQ, from the coding sequence ATGAAAATCAAGATCGCTTTGATCGCCGCGCTCGCCCTGACCACCGGCTGGCTTCAGGCGGACAGCCTGCCGGACGAAAGCCTGGGCCTGTCGAAAACCAGCGTGTTTGAAGACCCGGTGCCGCAGGAGTTTGCCTACTCCACGCTACCGCCCAAGAAATCCGGCGTACTGCCGCGTTTCTGGGAGGAAGCCCCGCCGCAGATTCCGCACAAGGTGGACAAACTCATCCCCATCACCGCCAAGCTCAACAAGTGCATGGACTGTCACGACACCCCCGAAGACATCGGCGACAAGGTCAAGGGCGAACCCACGCCCATGCCCGAATCGCACTACGTCAAAGAGGGCAAGGACATGACCATGGCTGGCCGCCGGCACTTCTGCACCCTGTGCCATGTGCCCCAGGCGGGCGTGGAAACCCTGGTGGGCAACACCTTCGGTGGAGGACAATGA
- the napA gene encoding nitrate reductase catalytic subunit NapA — protein sequence MGINRRDFLKSSIAASTAATVGMSVSEQAQAAIKEGEKDWQWDKGVCRFCGVGCGIMIATKDGRVVATKGDPKAPVNRGLNCVKGYFNGKIMYGQDRLTQPLLRMTNGQYDKAGKFTPVSWEQALDVMEQQFRKTYAELGPAGVSMIGSGQQTVMEGYVSSKLFKAGFRSNNLDNNARNCMASAVAGFMQTFGIDEPAGNYDDVEHTDTIVLWGANMGECHPIMWSRITDRRLTHKACRIVNLTTYHNASSDLADLEIIMSPNGDLAIQNWLAREIIARNSVNWDFVNKHCIFSTGHNDIGYGFRTANAEKYAFAAEKDVVGNQKRHVLDAQEAVAQRRKAGEAVEQKHAAAAAAHWKISFDDFKAALEPYTLDFVAEVAKGDAEESLDAFKAKLVKLADLFIDPKRKAVSFWTMGFNQHQRGTWVNEQCYMNHLLLGKHAQPGSGAFSLTGQPSACGTAREVGVFSHRLPADMLVANKKHRDHTEHLWHVPAQTLNPKDGAHITDIMRGLEDGAIKWCWILVNNPFQHHPNANHAITAARKGDNFIVVSDAYPSVSAKVADLILPAAMIFEKWGAYGNAERRTQHWRQQVLPPGQARADIWQMMAFAKRFKLKDVWGEQRLPGLKVEGFPEGKLPSVLDDAAKHGMGPETTLYDALFATHSNRKHAWPDPVAQGHGNHVADLLGDGWFPEKAIFEEYRTFGAGHGHDLAPFDVYHHEDVRGLRWPVVQQDGKWVETLWRFNEQYDPYAKKGSGFDFYGDFAKAIPTGNLDGVTDPKPTPLPGKAKIFFRPYAAPVEKPDAEYDLWLCTGRVIEHWHTGTMTRRVPELHRAVPAAVLWLHPEDAKRRGLKRNDVVWVESRRGKVRVRVETGGRNRMPKGYAFVPFFDEGVLINRVTLDANCPISRENDYKKCAVKVYRA from the coding sequence ATGGGAATCAACCGACGTGATTTCCTGAAATCCAGCATTGCCGCCAGTACGGCGGCAACCGTGGGCATGTCCGTTTCGGAACAGGCCCAGGCTGCGATCAAGGAAGGTGAAAAGGACTGGCAGTGGGACAAGGGCGTATGCCGCTTCTGCGGCGTGGGCTGCGGCATCATGATCGCCACCAAGGACGGCCGCGTTGTGGCCACCAAGGGCGACCCCAAAGCCCCGGTCAACCGGGGTCTCAACTGCGTCAAGGGTTACTTCAACGGCAAGATCATGTACGGCCAGGATCGGCTCACCCAGCCCCTGTTGCGCATGACCAACGGCCAATACGACAAGGCCGGCAAGTTCACGCCGGTATCGTGGGAGCAGGCCTTGGACGTGATGGAACAGCAGTTCCGCAAGACCTACGCCGAACTCGGCCCCGCCGGGGTTTCCATGATCGGCTCCGGCCAGCAGACGGTGATGGAAGGCTATGTTTCCAGCAAGCTCTTCAAAGCCGGCTTCCGCTCCAACAACCTGGACAACAACGCCCGCAACTGCATGGCCTCGGCCGTGGCGGGCTTCATGCAGACCTTCGGCATTGACGAACCCGCCGGCAACTACGATGACGTGGAACACACCGACACCATCGTGCTGTGGGGCGCCAACATGGGCGAATGCCACCCCATCATGTGGTCGCGCATCACCGACCGGCGGCTCACTCACAAGGCCTGCCGCATCGTCAACCTGACCACCTATCACAACGCCTCGTCCGATCTGGCCGACCTGGAAATCATCATGTCGCCCAACGGCGACCTGGCCATTCAGAACTGGCTGGCGCGCGAGATCATCGCCCGCAACTCGGTGAACTGGGACTTCGTCAACAAACACTGCATCTTCAGTACCGGCCACAACGACATCGGCTACGGCTTCCGCACCGCCAATGCCGAGAAATACGCCTTTGCCGCCGAGAAAGATGTGGTGGGCAACCAGAAACGCCATGTGCTGGACGCTCAGGAGGCCGTCGCCCAGCGGCGCAAGGCCGGCGAAGCGGTGGAGCAGAAACATGCCGCCGCTGCCGCCGCCCACTGGAAGATCAGCTTTGATGACTTCAAGGCCGCGCTGGAGCCCTACACCCTGGACTTCGTCGCCGAAGTGGCCAAGGGCGACGCGGAAGAAAGCCTGGACGCCTTCAAGGCCAAGCTGGTCAAGCTGGCCGACCTGTTCATCGACCCCAAGCGCAAGGCCGTTTCGTTCTGGACCATGGGCTTCAACCAGCACCAGCGCGGCACCTGGGTCAACGAGCAGTGCTACATGAACCACCTGCTCCTGGGCAAACACGCCCAGCCCGGCAGTGGCGCGTTCTCGCTAACCGGCCAGCCTTCCGCCTGCGGCACCGCGCGCGAAGTGGGCGTGTTCTCGCACCGCCTGCCCGCCGACATGCTGGTGGCCAACAAAAAGCACCGCGACCACACCGAGCACCTGTGGCATGTGCCCGCCCAAACCTTGAACCCCAAGGACGGCGCGCACATCACCGACATCATGCGTGGTCTGGAAGACGGCGCCATCAAGTGGTGCTGGATCCTGGTCAACAACCCGTTCCAGCATCATCCCAACGCCAACCACGCCATCACCGCCGCGCGCAAGGGCGACAACTTCATCGTCGTTTCCGACGCCTATCCCAGCGTTTCCGCCAAGGTGGCCGACCTGATCCTGCCGGCGGCGATGATCTTCGAAAAATGGGGCGCCTACGGCAACGCCGAACGCCGCACCCAGCACTGGCGTCAGCAGGTGCTGCCGCCCGGCCAGGCGCGCGCCGACATCTGGCAGATGATGGCCTTTGCCAAGCGCTTCAAGCTCAAGGACGTGTGGGGCGAACAGCGCCTGCCCGGCCTGAAGGTGGAAGGCTTCCCCGAAGGCAAGCTGCCCAGCGTGCTGGACGATGCCGCCAAACACGGCATGGGCCCGGAAACCACCCTGTATGACGCGCTCTTTGCCACCCACAGCAACCGCAAACACGCCTGGCCCGACCCCGTGGCCCAGGGCCATGGCAACCATGTGGCCGATCTGCTCGGCGACGGCTGGTTCCCCGAAAAAGCCATCTTTGAGGAATACCGCACCTTTGGCGCAGGCCACGGCCACGACCTGGCCCCGTTCGACGTCTATCACCATGAAGACGTGCGCGGCCTGCGCTGGCCGGTGGTGCAACAAGACGGCAAATGGGTGGAAACCCTCTGGCGCTTCAACGAGCAGTACGATCCCTACGCCAAGAAGGGCAGCGGCTTCGACTTCTACGGTGACTTCGCCAAGGCCATCCCGACGGGCAACCTCGACGGCGTGACCGACCCGAAACCCACGCCGCTGCCCGGCAAGGCCAAGATCTTCTTCCGCCCTTACGCCGCCCCGGTGGAAAAGCCGGATGCGGAATACGACCTGTGGCTGTGTACCGGCCGCGTCATCGAGCACTGGCACACCGGCACCATGACCCGGCGCGTGCCCGAGCTGCACCGCGCCGTGCCGGCCGCCGTGTTGTGGCTGCACCCGGAAGACGCCAAGAGGCGCGGCCTCAAGCGCAACGACGTGGTGTGGGTGGAATCGCGGCGCGGCAAGGTGCGGGTGCGGGTGGAAACCGGTGGCCGCAACCGCATGCCCAAGGGCTACGCCTTCGTGCCCTTCTTCGACGAAGGCGTGCTCATCAACCGGGTCACGCTGGATGCCAACTGCCCCATCTCGCGTGAAAACGACTACAAGAAGTGCGCGGTCAAGGTCTATCGGGCCTGA
- a CDS encoding FAD-dependent oxidoreductase: protein MSQINRRQFLQFAAAASSATALSFPSIARAGSKAKVVVIGGGYGGATAAKYVKMLDANIEVTVIEPNSLYVSCPLSNEVMVGHRDIGTLTVGYDGLKKRGVNVLHDYVTGVDRTRKVVNTKGGKTLPYDALVMSPGIDFHFTGIEGYDESMINDIPHAWKAGPQTLLLKKQLEAMPDGGKFVIVVPKGPFRCPPGPYERASLVANYFLHHGKKKSKVIILDANDSHSKKGLFNQAWAKMYGWEKEGLGTNGMIEWVKGAEGGNVNKLDAKSKTVSSDFVDVKADVLNIIPPHKAGKIAVVAGLAGATGNNFEQGWCKVEPMTMASAVDPNIYTIGDACVAGEMATYGNPNANFDMPKSAHIAMTQAKVAAAAIVAKVNGLAPVEPIYANTCYSVVGDNYGISVAHLYRVQNGTFKYITEGSGISPMSMPDKSPVPDIYRKLEAEYADGWLRNVMADAFI, encoded by the coding sequence ATGAGCCAGATCAATCGTCGTCAATTCCTCCAGTTCGCCGCTGCCGCCTCCTCCGCCACGGCGCTCTCCTTCCCCTCCATTGCCCGTGCCGGCAGCAAAGCCAAAGTCGTCGTCATCGGCGGCGGCTATGGCGGCGCCACCGCCGCCAAATACGTCAAGATGCTCGACGCCAACATCGAAGTAACCGTGATCGAGCCGAACTCGCTCTACGTTTCATGCCCGCTATCCAATGAAGTCATGGTCGGCCACCGCGACATCGGCACCCTCACGGTGGGCTACGATGGCCTGAAGAAACGCGGCGTCAACGTCCTGCACGACTACGTCACCGGTGTAGACCGCACGCGCAAGGTCGTCAATACCAAGGGCGGCAAGACCCTGCCCTACGACGCCCTGGTCATGTCCCCCGGCATCGACTTCCACTTCACCGGTATCGAGGGTTATGACGAATCCATGATCAACGATATCCCTCACGCCTGGAAAGCCGGACCCCAGACCCTGCTCCTGAAGAAACAACTCGAAGCCATGCCCGACGGCGGCAAGTTCGTCATCGTCGTGCCCAAGGGCCCGTTCCGCTGCCCGCCCGGCCCCTACGAGCGCGCTTCCCTGGTGGCCAACTACTTTCTGCACCACGGCAAGAAGAAATCCAAGGTCATCATCCTTGATGCCAACGACAGCCACTCCAAGAAGGGCCTGTTCAACCAGGCCTGGGCCAAGATGTATGGCTGGGAAAAGGAAGGCCTGGGCACCAACGGCATGATCGAATGGGTGAAGGGCGCTGAGGGCGGCAACGTCAACAAACTGGACGCCAAGAGCAAGACCGTGTCGTCCGACTTCGTCGACGTAAAAGCCGACGTGCTCAACATCATCCCGCCCCACAAAGCCGGCAAGATTGCCGTCGTGGCCGGACTCGCCGGCGCCACCGGCAACAACTTCGAGCAAGGTTGGTGCAAGGTGGAACCCATGACCATGGCCTCGGCGGTGGACCCCAACATCTACACCATTGGCGATGCATGCGTGGCGGGCGAGATGGCCACCTACGGCAACCCCAATGCCAACTTCGACATGCCCAAGTCGGCCCACATCGCCATGACCCAGGCCAAGGTGGCGGCCGCTGCCATCGTCGCCAAGGTCAATGGGCTGGCACCGGTCGAGCCGATCTACGCCAACACCTGCTACAGCGTGGTGGGCGACAACTACGGCATCTCCGTGGCGCACCTGTACCGGGTACAGAATGGCACCTTCAAGTACATCACCGAAGGCAGCGGCATTTCGCCCATGTCCATGCCGGACAAATCGCCCGTGCCTGACATCTACCGCAAGCTGGAAGCCGAATACGCCGACGGCTGGCTGCGTAATGTGATGGCGGATGCGTTTATCTAA
- a CDS encoding DUF302 domain-containing protein: MKSRIPALLAAALAFPLIMASPLVQAQTPPANPYLVNIPGISLPNIPSYLGLIGSMATFKPSLAAKPYSMAASLPRDQKQALMQAMMGLMPSMGIRDAMSFMTTKYKVKDGLTFDDVKQSMELRANQLNFKKVGESPMWKDFQAVLGDMDAPRMEVYHYCDIAAGRAVLKAAPEAISYLPCRIAIMEDANKQLWVLTLDWDLAWLDTVNSKMGIDAELGKFAKDIRDKMDNIMQAAANGDL; encoded by the coding sequence TTGAAATCACGCATTCCGGCATTGCTGGCCGCAGCCCTCGCGTTTCCCCTGATCATGGCCTCGCCTTTGGTTCAAGCTCAGACGCCACCAGCCAATCCCTATCTGGTGAACATCCCCGGCATCTCCCTGCCCAACATCCCCTCCTACCTGGGTCTGATCGGCTCCATGGCCACCTTCAAACCCTCTCTCGCCGCCAAACCCTACAGCATGGCCGCCAGCCTGCCTCGTGACCAGAAACAGGCCCTGATGCAGGCCATGATGGGCCTGATGCCCAGCATGGGCATCCGCGACGCCATGAGCTTCATGACCACAAAATACAAGGTCAAGGACGGGCTCACCTTCGACGATGTCAAACAGTCGATGGAACTGCGCGCCAACCAGCTCAACTTCAAGAAGGTGGGCGAAAGCCCGATGTGGAAGGATTTCCAGGCAGTGCTCGGCGACATGGATGCGCCGCGCATGGAGGTGTACCACTACTGCGACATCGCCGCCGGCCGCGCCGTGCTGAAGGCCGCGCCGGAAGCCATCTCCTACCTGCCCTGCCGCATCGCCATCATGGAAGACGCCAACAAGCAGCTCTGGGTGCTCACCCTGGATTGGGATCTGGCCTGGCTGGACACCGTGAACAGCAAGATGGGCATCGATGCCGAACTTGGCAAGTTTGCCAAGGACATCCGAGACAAGATGGACAACATCATGCAGGCCGCAGCGAATGGCGATCTGTAA
- a CDS encoding rhodanese-like domain-containing protein translates to MLVFLAAGPVLAGEVRITHDLSNVEVLHDGKPVRIERNPDTENLLDPDFILTSRPCPPYCIQPMRLAPGVETLGELELIDYLTRAGRDDSVLVIDSRDSDWPLRSGVIPGAIALPWQDLHPAHTEPAKIVETLVFRFGAAHEGALWNFENAKTLVFYCNGPWCGQSPTNIKQLLALGYPPGKLKWYRGGMQAWKSLGLSTVPPILPKK, encoded by the coding sequence ATGCTTGTCTTTCTGGCAGCGGGACCCGTCCTCGCCGGTGAGGTGCGCATCACCCATGACCTGTCCAACGTGGAAGTACTGCACGACGGCAAGCCGGTACGCATTGAGCGCAACCCGGACACGGAAAACCTGCTCGATCCGGATTTCATCCTCACCTCCCGCCCCTGCCCGCCGTACTGCATCCAGCCCATGCGCCTGGCCCCCGGCGTGGAGACCCTGGGCGAACTGGAGCTGATCGATTATCTGACGCGGGCCGGCCGGGACGATTCCGTGCTGGTGATCGATTCACGTGACAGCGATTGGCCGCTGCGCTCCGGGGTGATCCCCGGCGCCATCGCCCTGCCCTGGCAGGACCTGCATCCGGCCCACACCGAGCCGGCGAAGATCGTCGAGACCCTGGTATTCCGCTTTGGCGCCGCCCACGAGGGGGCGCTGTGGAACTTCGAGAATGCCAAGACCCTGGTGTTCTATTGCAATGGCCCCTGGTGCGGGCAATCCCCCACCAACATCAAGCAACTGTTGGCCCTGGGCTACCCGCCAGGCAAGCTGAAGTGGTACCGGGGCGGCATGCAGGCCTGGAAGTCGCTGGGCCTCTCCACGGTGCCGCCCATCCTTCCCAAGAAATAG
- a CDS encoding CZB domain-containing protein — MTKTEALSQVRHAKSSHIRWRAYVQAMVAGLEIEEQRAPVHHKDCDFGQWFYGEGFKAFGHWQIYQDVEYGHELLHEVYQMLHRIMGEGDPARAAMITEQLVGISHSLLAALDLLEEEIRLAATDSF; from the coding sequence ATGACCAAGACGGAAGCCCTGAGCCAGGTACGCCACGCCAAGTCGTCGCACATCCGCTGGCGCGCTTATGTCCAGGCCATGGTGGCTGGCCTGGAGATCGAGGAGCAGCGCGCGCCAGTGCACCACAAGGATTGCGACTTCGGCCAGTGGTTCTACGGCGAGGGATTCAAGGCGTTCGGCCACTGGCAGATCTACCAGGACGTGGAATACGGCCACGAACTGCTGCACGAGGTCTATCAGATGCTGCATCGGATCATGGGGGAGGGTGACCCTGCCCGCGCGGCGATGATCACCGAGCAGCTAGTGGGCATTTCGCATTCGCTATTGGCGGCACTGGATTTGCTGGAAGAGGAAATCCGCTTGGCGGCGACGGACAGTTTTTGA
- a CDS encoding sigma 54-interacting transcriptional regulator translates to MTQTRQLPEQSFLQGLVDAHQEPFCLVDEQYRIVAANQRYAEVYAGLDKHAVVGRKCHEISHDSEVPCDAHEECPLRQTFDQGHPFQVVHRHFDQYHQPDYVTVHATPILNSLGEVVLMGERMSSISHGRDLCFDAEKMVSGCCPSFMRVLDNLTSVAETDFPVLILGETGSGKEMAAQLIHRKSRRADKEFVTIDCTQFTEERFASELFGHIRGAFTGAVENKMGLFELADRGTLFLDEIGDLPLVSQAKLLRALETGKFRRLGETRERRADVRLVCATNRDIQSMVKLGEFRADLYYRINCMQVELPPLRHRKGDLPELVNYFLDRVGHRQGISEAAYEALLGYPFPGNMRELRNIVDRAVALARGARLDIQHLPAEVTRPELAPAVHPVHAESDFVECTEHELSEAEHLREVLHKHRGNRRLAALELGITERTLYRRLKAHGIEQ, encoded by the coding sequence ATGACCCAAACACGCCAGCTTCCCGAACAATCCTTCCTTCAAGGTCTGGTTGATGCCCACCAGGAACCGTTTTGCCTGGTCGACGAGCAATACCGAATCGTGGCCGCCAACCAGCGGTATGCCGAGGTCTACGCCGGCCTGGATAAACATGCGGTGGTGGGGCGCAAGTGTCACGAGATTTCCCATGACTCGGAGGTACCCTGCGACGCACACGAGGAGTGCCCCTTACGGCAGACCTTCGACCAGGGCCACCCCTTCCAGGTGGTGCACCGCCATTTCGACCAGTACCACCAGCCCGACTACGTGACAGTTCATGCCACGCCGATTCTCAATTCGCTTGGCGAAGTGGTGCTTATGGGGGAGAGGATGTCCTCCATCAGCCACGGCAGAGATCTTTGCTTCGACGCGGAGAAGATGGTGAGCGGCTGCTGCCCCTCGTTCATGCGCGTTCTGGATAACCTGACATCCGTGGCCGAAACCGACTTTCCCGTGCTGATTTTGGGCGAGACCGGCAGCGGCAAGGAGATGGCCGCCCAACTCATCCACCGCAAGTCGCGTCGTGCGGACAAGGAATTCGTCACCATCGACTGCACCCAGTTCACGGAGGAACGCTTCGCCAGTGAACTATTCGGCCATATCCGCGGCGCCTTCACTGGCGCGGTCGAGAACAAGATGGGCCTGTTCGAGCTTGCCGACCGGGGCACCCTGTTTCTGGACGAGATCGGCGATTTGCCCCTGGTCAGCCAGGCCAAGCTGCTACGCGCCCTGGAGACCGGCAAGTTCCGCAGGTTGGGGGAAACCCGCGAGCGGCGTGCCGACGTGCGCCTGGTATGCGCCACCAACCGCGATATCCAGAGCATGGTCAAGCTGGGCGAATTCCGCGCGGATCTCTATTACCGTATCAACTGCATGCAGGTTGAACTGCCGCCGCTGCGGCACCGCAAGGGTGATCTGCCTGAACTGGTCAACTATTTCCTCGACCGTGTCGGACATCGCCAAGGCATCAGCGAGGCGGCCTATGAGGCGCTGCTGGGTTACCCCTTTCCCGGCAACATGCGCGAGTTGCGCAACATCGTCGATCGCGCCGTTGCCCTGGCGCGGGGGGCGCGACTGGACATCCAGCACCTGCCGGCCGAGGTCACGCGCCCGGAACTCGCCCCGGCGGTGCATCCGGTACACGCGGAAAGCGATTTCGTCGAATGTACGGAGCACGAACTCTCCGAGGCCGAACACCTGCGCGAGGTGCTGCACAAACACCGCGGTAACCGGCGCCTGGCGGCCCTGGAACTGGGCATCACCGAGCGCACACTGTATCGCCGGCTCAAGGCCCACGGCATCGAGCAATGA